Genomic segment of Geminocystis herdmanii PCC 6308:
GATAGTTTGGATCAAATTATGGCACAGACGGCGAAAAAATATCCTCAAAACTTTGCTGTTTATACCAAATCTCAGGCGCAAACTTTCCCTTTTCCTGATGTTTGTCAATGTTTAGGCAGTGGCATCGATTTATCTCTATACGAATTTAGGGAAAAACCAGACAAAAAATTAGCATGGTTAGGGAGAATTGCACCAGAAAAAGCCTTAGAAGATGCGGTTAAAGCCTCAGAAATAACTCAAATACCTTTACTTATTTTTGGCAAAATTCAAGATGAAAACTACTGGCAAAATATTCTCACACAACATTCCAACGCACCTATAGAATATCGTGGTTTTTTATCTACGGTGGATTTACAGAGAGAATTAGGTTACTGCCAAGGCTTATTAATGACTCCCCGTTGGGTAGAAGCTTTTGGAAATGTTGCCATTGAAGCCTTAGCCTGTGGTGTGCCTGTTATTAGCTATGCTAGAGGAGGTCCAGCGGAAATCGTCACCGATGGAAAAACAGGATTTTTAGTAACTCCCGACAGTGTTGAAGAATTAGTCAATGCCATTAACCGCCTTTCGGAAATTAACCGTGATGATTGTCGGAAGATAGCAGAACAAGAGTACTCTTTAACTGCTTGGGGCGATCGTTTTGAGGCATGGTTGAAATGTGTGATGAAGGGATGATAAGGCAAAATTTCCTAATTTAATCACAGGGTTTAAGGGTAAAAAGACTGAGTAATTTTTCTTCTTCTTGATACTCAGAAAAACGCATAGATTTAAGGTGTCTGGCATTTAAAATTATTGAGTAATTATAAAACTCATATCTAGTGAGTAAATGGGGATAACTAGGAGATATTTGCTCCCAAAATTTTTCTCCTTCAAAGGTTAATTGTTCTTCTAATTTTAACCCTATTTCTTCTTCTAAACCTCGATAAGCACCTTGTAAGGGATTTTCATTTTTTTTGAGTTTTTCGGTAATATTATTTAACTCCCGTTTTCTTTCTATTCCTTTTAAAAATATTTGCTTATCTTCTATTAGTTGAAAATATCGATCGCCCAGTTTAAATTTAACATCGATCGAGCTTACTTTTAGTAATCTAACTAATATTTTATCAACGATTTTTAACTCTGATTCTCCTTCTTGAATCTCAATAAAT
This window contains:
- a CDS encoding glycosyltransferase family 4 protein gives rise to the protein MKILILSTPVGALSSGIGGGVELTIYNLIQEMQRRKHIVKVVAPQGSSFPHTDIVEIEGNLHIPAQTQSRDIPTIMPENSVLANMWEYARQVQSNYDVLVNFAFDWLPFYLTPFFQSSIAHFISMGSLSDSLDQIMAQTAKKYPQNFAVYTKSQAQTFPFPDVCQCLGSGIDLSLYEFREKPDKKLAWLGRIAPEKALEDAVKASEITQIPLLIFGKIQDENYWQNILTQHSNAPIEYRGFLSTVDLQRELGYCQGLLMTPRWVEAFGNVAIEALACGVPVISYARGGPAEIVTDGKTGFLVTPDSVEELVNAINRLSEINRDDCRKIAEQEYSLTAWGDRFEAWLKCVMKG